A genomic stretch from Actinomycetota bacterium includes:
- a CDS encoding glutaredoxin family protein, with translation MDVKVYALSTCPHCRAARAWLDEEGVAYDVLEVDLLDGDTTDPSTPKGEAVAEVRRISGGASFPVFVIGDEVIVGLNKVRVKELLGL, from the coding sequence ATGGACGTCAAGGTCTACGCGCTCTCGACCTGCCCGCATTGCCGCGCCGCCCGCGCCTGGCTCGACGAGGAGGGCGTGGCGTACGACGTCCTCGAGGTCGACCTGCTCGATGGCGACACGACCGACCCGTCCACCCCGAAGGGCGAGGCGGTCGCCGAGGTGCGGCGCATCAGCGGCGGCGCATCGTTCCCGGTGTTCGTCATCGGTGACGAGGTGATCGTGGGGCTGAACAAGGTGCGCGTGAAGGAGCTGCTGGGCCTGTGA